The segment CAATCGCGTTCACGTTAGCGTAAGCGGTTTGCAGGCGTATTGCAGTCTTGAAAATCAAACGTTTCGTGCAAATTTGTAGGTCGATGCGGATTCACATCCAATCGCGGTAAAGATTGGTAATTAATCAGCGATTAGATTGATTTTCGCAACAATCACCGAATTCGACCCTGCATCCCTGTCACGCGCATGGGTATCGGTGCGCCCCCAGCACGTTCCGGAACCCTTTGGCAAAATCCTTGGCATTTGTTGCGTAAGCGCATCACCGCGCGCCCCCTTTCGAAGGCCACCCGATGACTCCGTTTTCCGTACTCGATCTCGCCCCCATTCCGGCCGGCGCCGACGCCTCGCAGGCTTTCCGCAACACCGTCGATCTCGCGCAGCACGCGGAACGCTGGGGCTACCAACGCTACTGGCTCGCCGAGCATCACAACATGCCCGGCATCGCGAGCGCGGCGACCGCCGTCGTGATCGGCCATGTCGCGGGCGCCACGCAGACGATCCGCGTCGGCTCGGGCGGCATCATGCTGCCGAACCATGCGCCGCTCGTGATCGCCGAGCAGTTCGGCACACTCGCGTCGCTGTATCCGGGGCGCATCGACCTCGGCCTCGGCCGCGCGCCAGGCACCGACCAGACGACGTCGCGCGCGCTGCGCCGCGACCTGATCGGCAGCGCCGACTCGTTTCCGGACGACGTCGCCGAGCTGATGCGCTACTTCGCGGAGCCGGTGCCCGGCCAGCGCGTGCGCGCGGTGCCCGGCGCGGGGCTCGACGTGCCCGTGTGGCTGCTCGGTTCGAGTTTGTTCAGCGCGCAGCTCGCCGCGATGCTCGGGCTGCCGTTCGCGTTCGCGTCGCACTTCGCGCCGGACTACCTGATGCGCGCGCTCGAGATCTACCGCGCGCAGTACCGGCCGTCAGCTGCATGGCCGAAGCCGCACGCGATGGTCGGCGTCAACGTGTTCGCGGCCGACACCGACGACGAAGCGCGGCGCCTGTTCACGTCGCTGCAGCAGCAGTTCATCAACCTGCGGCGCGGCACGCCGGGCAAGCTGCCGCCGCCCGTCGACGCGCTCGAGGCGAACGAGCTCGAACTCGCGAACGTCGCGCATTCGCTGTCGTTCGCGGCGGTCGGCTCGCGCGACACGGTGCGCGACAAGCTGCGCGACCGCATCGCGCAGACGGGGGCGGACGAATTGATCATCACCGCGCAAATCTACGATCATGCCGCGCGGCTGCACTCGTTCGAACTGACCGCGCAGATCCGCGACGAACTCGCGAACGAAGCGCGCTGACGGCACGAGCGCGCATCGTCGGCGGCCCGCCCACCATCACTGCGGGTGCGCGGCCGCCAGCCCGTCGAGCAGCGCCTTGTGGAACGCGTCCGGATCCTGGATCTGCGGCGCGTGCCCGAGCGCCGGGAATTCGACGAGCTGCGCGCCGGGAATCGCCGCCTGCGTGCGCTTCGCGAGTTCCGGATAGTGGCCGAGCTTCGCGTGCACGTCGGGCGGCGCGACGTCCTTGCCGATCGCGGTCGTGTCCTTGTCGCCGATCATGAGCAGCGTCGGCACGCGGATCGCGCCGAGTTCGTAGACCACCGGCTGCGTGAGGATCATGTCGTAGATCAGCGCGGAGTTCCACGCGACCGCGTCGCGACCGGCGCCGCGGTACATCCCGGCGAGCATCTGCACCCAGCGCTCGTACGACGACGACCACTTGCCCGCGTAGTACGTGCTCTGCTCGTAGCGGCGGATGCCTTCGGCCGTCGTCTTCAGCTCGCGCGCATACCAGTAGTCGACCGACAGCGGCGGCACGCCGAGCGCCTTCCAGTCTTCGAGGCCGATCGGGTTCACGAGCACGAGCTGGTCGGTCGCCTTCGGGTACATCAGCGCGTAGCGCATCGCGAGCATCCCGCCCGTCGAGTGGCCGACGATCGTCGCCGATTTCACGCCGATCGATTCGAGCAGCGCGTGCGTGTTGCGCGCGAGCTGCTGGAAGCTGTACTGGTAGCGATCGGGTTTCGACGACTTGCAGAAGCCGATCTGGTCCGGCGCGATCACGCGATAGCCAGCGCGGCTCAGCACGCCGATCGTGTCTTCCCAGGTCCCCGCGCAGAAGTTCTTCCCGTGCAGCAGCACGACGGTGCGGCCGTTCGGGTGCACCGGCTGCACGTCCATGTACACCATCTCGAGGGTTTCGCGCTGCGACACGAACGCGTAGCGGTGCTCGGGTTCCGGGTACGCAAAGCCCTCCAGGCGCGGGCCGTACACCGGCCCGTCGTTGCCGGCGGGCACCGGGGCGGCTTCGGCGGCGGAAGTCGCGCACGCGAAGGCAACGCCCGCGCCGAACAGGGCGGCGCGCGCGACGGACAACATCTTGCAAATCGGCAGCATGGCGATCACGGTGATTGGAAACGCATGCGGGCAGCCGGACGGCGCCGCGCCCCGCGATTCTACGCGGTCGGCTGACGACGGCGCACAACACTCCGGGGCCACGCGACTTCCGCGCCCGCGACGAACTCGGGTATCGTGTGACGTGACCCTGAAACGCGTGCAGGCGATTCCCATGAAAAACGTCCTCAGCATTCAGTCGCACGTCATCTACGGCCATGCCGGCAACAGTGCGGCCGTATTCCCGATGCAGCGCCTCGGCGTCAACGTCTGGCCGCTCAATACCGTCCAGCTGTCGAATCACATGCAGTACGGCCACTGGGCCGGTAGCGCGATCGATGCCGCGAAGATGGAGCAGCTCGTCGACGGGATCGCCGCGATCGGCGCGCTCAAGCGCTGCGACGCCGTGCTGTCCGGCTTCCTCGGGTCGCCGCCGCAGGCGCGCGCGGCAGTCGAGATCGTGCGCACGGTGAAGGCGATGAATCCCGGCGCGTGGTACTTCTGCGATCCGGCGATGGGCCAGACGGGCGGTATCCGGCCGGAGCCCGGCGTCGAGGAATTCATCGTCCAGGAGATGCCCGCGCTCGCGGACGGCATGTCGCCGAACCACACCGAACTGCAGAAACTCGTCGGGCGGCGCATCGAAACCGTCGCCGAAGCCGTCGACGCGTGCCGCGCGCTGATCCGCCGCGGCCCGCAGATCATCCTCGTCAAGCACCTGCACGACCGCAACAGCCCGGCCGACCGCTTCAACATGCTCGCCGTCACCGAAACCGAAGCGTGGATCGGCCAGCGCCCGCTGTATGCGTTTCCGCGCCATCCGGTCGGCGTCGGCGACCTGACCAGCGCGGTCTTCGTCGCGCGCCGGCTGCGCGGCGACTCCGTGCGCGCCGCGTTCGAGCACACGCTCGCGGCCGTGCACGCGGTCGTGAAGGCCACCTACGATGCGCGCCGCTACGAGCTCGAACTCGTCGCCGCGCAGGACGAGATCGCACGCCCGAGCGAATGGTTCGGCGCGTGGGTGACGGACGCCTGACGCGCCCGCACCGCCCCCCGCTTCACCGGCGCGCATGCGCGCCGCCCTGCTTTCCTGCTTTCCTGCTTTCCTGCTTTCCTGCTTTCCATGCTGCGTCATGACCACCGGCGATACGCGTTCCGATGCCGGTCCGATTCACGTGCAAACGTTTCCGGACTTCACATGAATGACACCGATTCCTCGCTATGCTCGCGACGGCACGAACTGGCGCAGCCGCATCCTGCGACCCGGGCGCGCCCTTCCCGTAGGTCCTGCCAATCGGCTCCCCCCTTTATCACACGATAACGACCATGACCCGATCGAACCGTCGTGACTTCCTGCGCGTCGCCGCCGGCACCGCCGGCGCCGCCGCGCTGAACCTCTTTCCGCCCGTGATCCGCGATGCGCTTGCGATTCCCGCGAACCGCCGCACCGGCACGATCCGCGACATCGAACACATCGTGATCCTGATGCAGGAGAACCGCTCGTTCGACCATTACTTCGGCACGATGCGCGGTGTCCGCGGCTTCGGCGACCCGCGCGCGCTGCGTCTCGCGAACGGCAAGTCGGTGTTCCACCAGCCGGTCGGCCCGGCCGAGCTGCTGCCGTTCCACCCGGGTGCGGACAAGCTCGGCCTGCAGTTCCTGCAGGACCTGCCGCACGGCTGGCAGGACATGCACGCCGCGTGGAACAAGGGCCGCTACGACCAGTGGGTGCCGAACAAGGGCACCACGACGATGGCGTACCTGAAGCGCGACGACATCCCGTTCCACTACCAGCTCGCCGACGCGTTCACGATCTGCGACGCGTACCACTGCGCGATCCCGAGCTCGACCGACCCGAACCGCTATTACATGTGGACGGGCTACGTCGGCAACGACGGCACGGGCGGCGGCCCGGTGCTCGGCAACGAGGAAAAGGGCTACGGCTGGACCACCTATCCGGAAGTGCTCGAACAGGCCGGCGTGTCGTGGAAGATCTACCAGGATGTCGGCACGGGGCTCGACGCAAACGGCTCGTGGGGCTGGACGCAAAACCCGTACATCGGCAACTACGGCGACAACGCGCTGCTCTACTTCAACCAGTACCGCACCGCGCTGCCCGGCACGCCGCTGTACGACAAGGCGCGCACCGGCACCAACATCAGCGCGGGCGGCACGCTGTTCGACGTGCTGCAGCAGGACGTGAAGAACGGCACGCTGCCGCAGGTGTCGTGGATCTGCGCGCCGGAAGCGTATTCCGAGCACCCGAACTGGCCCGCGAACTACGGCGCGTGGTACATCGAGCAGGTGCTGCAGGCACTCGTGTCGAATCCCGACGTGTGGAGCAAGACCGCGCTGTTCATCACGTACGACGAGAACGACGGCTTCTTCGACCACGTGCCGCCGCCGTTCGCGCCTCAGTCGCGCGACAACGGGCTGTCGACGGTCGCGACGACCAACGAGGTGTTCGCCGGCGACGCGTCGCACATGGCCGGCCCGTACGGGCTCGGGCCGCGCGTGCCGATGCTCGTGGTGTCGCCGTGGACGAAGGGCGGCTGGGTCTGCTCGCAGACCTTCGATCACACGTCGCTGCTGCAATTCATCGAGGCGCGGTTCGGCGCGCAGTATCCGGTCACGGCGGCGAACGTGTCGCCGTGGCGCCGCACGGTGTGCGGCAACCTGACGTCCGCGTTCGACTTCTCGACACCCGACGCAAGCTGGCCGCAGCTCCCGGACACGACCGGCTACGCGCCGCCCGACCGCAATCGTCACCCCGACTACATCCCGGTGCCGCCGGTCGTCCAGCATCTGCCGAAGCAGGAGCACGGCCTGCGTCCGGCGCGCGCGCTGCCGTACGAACTGTTCGTGCACGGGCGGATCGACAACGCGAGCGGCCAGTTCCGGCTGACCTTCGCGAACACCGGCACCGCGGGCGCGGCGTTCCAGGTCCAGGCGCGCAACCGCGTCGACGGCCCGTGGACCTACACGGTCGACGCCGGCAAGCGGCTCACCGACACGTGGAGCCCCGCGCCGTCGCTCGGCCTGTACGACCTCGACGTGTACGGCCCGAACGGCTTCTACTGCCACTTCCGCAGCCCTGCCGCGTCGGCGGTCGGCCCCGCGAGCGTCAACCCCGAGGTGATCTACGGCTACGACGTCGCGAACGGCAACATCACGCTGCGCCTGATGAACCGCGGCCACCGCACGGTACGGCTCACGGTGACGAACGCGTACGGCCACGGCCACGCGCGCGAGTTCGATCTCAAGCCCGGTACGCACGTCGACGACTACTGGGACCTGCGCGGCAGCCACGGCTGGTACGACCTGACCGTCAGCGACGGCAAGCCGCTCGGCTTCCAGCGTCGCTTTGCCGGCCACGTCGAGACGGGCCGCCCGAGCGCCAGCGATCCGCTGATCCGCACGACCGCGTCGCACGACGACGCGCAAGCCACATCGGACGCCCTGTCCGACTGACGGCGCCCCACGCGCGGCGCGGCCCCGGCGGGCCGCGCCGCCGCTTCGCCCCGCACCGCTCTCCCTCCTCCGTGCCCGTTCCGCTCGCGACGGGAAACTCCCGATACCGGCTGCCACCGCACACGCGGAAGCTATGCGCAAATCCTCACCGAATGCGCGGCAAATTGCCAAGACCCGTGCATATCGGCGACCTATATATCGAGGCGATCGGGGCTCTTCGCGGAGCCTGACGGGAGATTCTTCCGAGGATCACGATGCCGACCTCCCCGCCCGATTCCGAGAAGCGGTCGAACCGCCCGCCCGTCGCACGCGCCCGGCCCGCCCGAACGTGTGCGGTACCCACTCGCAGGTGTCGAACAAGAGGAACAACATGAAATTCCGTCATTCCCTGCTGTCAGTGTCGATTGCATCCGCGCTTGCCCTCCTCTCGCAACAGGCCGCCCGGGCTGCCGACGCAACCGACGTGAAGGTCGGCTTCGCCGCGCCGCTCACGGGCGTGAATGCCGGCTACGGCAAGGATCTGCAGAACGGCGTGCAGCTCGCGCTCGACGACGCCGTCGCACAGAAGGTGCAGATCGCCGGCAAGCCTGCGCATTTCGATCTCGTCGTGCAGGACGACCAGGCCGACCCGCGCATCGGCGTGCAGGCCGCGCAGGCGCTCGTCGACCAGAACGTGTCGGTCGTGGTCGGCCACTTCAACTCGGGGACGACGATTCCGGCATCGGTCGTCTACGACAAGTCCGGCATCCCGGTGATCGATCCGGCCGCGACCAACCCGACGCTCACGTCGCGCGGGCTCGCGAACATGTTCATGGTGATCGCGACCGACGGCCAGAACGCCGGCAACGCGGGCAAGTACGCGGTCGACGTGACGAAGGCGAAGCGCATCGCGATCATCGACGACCGCACTGCGTTCGGCCAGGGCGAGGCCGACGAGTTCGAGAAGGCCGTGAAGGCCGCCGGCGGCACGATCATCGGCCGCGAGTTCACCAGCAACCAGGCGGTCGACTTTCGCGCGCAGATCACGAGCCTGAAGGGCAAGAACCCCGACCTGATCTTCTTCGGCGGCCTCGATTCGCTCGCCGCGAACTTCATCAAGCAGATGCGCCAGCTCGGGCTGAACGCGCAGTTCGTCGGCGGCGGCGGCGTGAAGGACAACGAGTTCATCAAGATCGCGGGCCCGGCCGCCGAAGGCGCGATGGCGTGGGAATACGGCCGGCCGCTCGACGAGTTGCCGCAAGGGAAGGATTTCGAACAGCGCTTCAAGAAGCGCTACGGTGTCGACGTGCTGTCGTACGCGCAGTTCGGCTACGACGCGGCCTGGGCGGCGATCAAGGCGATGCAGGCGGCCGGCTCGACCGACCCGAAGGTCTATCGCCCGGCGCTCAAGAAGATCGACTTCGAAGGCGTCACCGGCCGCATCTCGTTCGCGAACGACGGCTCGCTGAAGAGCGGGATGTCGACGCTGTACCAGGTGAAGAGCGGCGCGTGGAAGACGATCGTGACGAAGGGAGGCTGATCGGCGGTGTCGGCGGCCGGCGGCGGAAACGCCGCCCGGCCCCGGGGATCGACGCAGTCACCTCGATCTCGTATGACGACTGATGTTGACGCGCTTCGATCGGGCCGGCGGCAACGCGGGCCGCGCTGCCCGGTTCATCAACTGGCCTGCGTGTCGCGCTCGGCCTCGGCCGCCTCGTGCGCGCGGCGCAGCCGTTCGCGGCTGTTGGTGAGGTGCGTGCGCATCGCGGCGCGGGCGGCCTCCGGGTCGTGGCGCGCGATCGCCTCGTAGATATCCTCGTGCTCGTGGTTCAGCCGGCCGACGTAGCGCTCGAGGTCGTCGCCGGCAAAGCGCGCCGAATTCACGCGCGTGCGCGGGATGATCGACGTGCCGAGTTGCGTCATGATGTCGACGAAATAGCGGTTGCCGGTGGACTGCGCGATCTGCAGGTGGAACTGGTAGTCGAGCTGCGCCGTGTCGCGCCCGCCGCCCGCCCCCGTCGCGATCGCGTCGAGCGCGCGCCGCAGCGCGGCGAGGTCGGTATCGTTCGCGCGCTGCGCGGCGAGGCTCGCGCACTCGCTCTCGAGGCTGATGCGCAGTTCGAGCACCGCGAGCACGTCGCGCAGCGTCGTGATCGTCGCGGGATCGATGCCGAGCGTCTGGCGGCGCGACGGCTCCAGCACGAAGCTGCCGATGCCGTGGCGCGTCTCGACGAGGCCGCTCGCCTGCATCCGCGAGATCGCCTCGCGCACGACCGTGCGGCTCACGCCTTGCGCCGCCATGACTTCGGTTTCGGTCGGCAGCTTGTCGCCGGGACGCAGCGTGCCGTTTTCGATCTGCGCGGTCAGCGCGTCGACGACATCTTGTGCGAGGCTGCGTGCGCGACGGCGCGGCGCTGCGGGAAACGTAGGCACGGACATGAGGCCGGTTCCTTTTTGAATGATCGTAATGTGAGCCGAGGGTTTACGCGGGGTTTGAGCGAAAGCCGATGATTCATTATACTGCGTCACAAGTCATCCGACGACTGATGATAAATGCACGGATCTCCTGTCGACGCAAGCCGGCGTTCCGGCGCCTGCCTGGTCCCATGCGTTACGATCAGCCAGCGTTCGCGTTCTGCGCTCCGCTGGTCCGGTTGCCGCTCCCACCCCGTTCCGGGTTGCTGTCGACATGCAGGCCTTGCGCGCCGCGCACGTCGGTTGTCGAATGATCGCACCTCCCGCCGCGCGCGGCAAAGCTTTTGCCGCACGGCATTGCCCACTCTTTTGCCATCGCCGCCCATGAACGCCGTCACAGCCTCGCCTTCCCACGACACGCCGCGCATCGTCGACCTGCAAGCGATTCCGGTCGCCGGCCACGACAGCATGCTGCTCAACCTGAGCGGCGCTCACGGCCCGTTCTTCACCCGCAACCTCGTGATCCTGAAGGACAGCGCGGGCCGGACCGGCGTCGGCGAAGTGCCGGGCGGCGAAAGCATCCGCCGCACGCTCGACGATGCGCGCGCGCTCGTCGTCGGCCAGCCGGTCGGCAATTACCACGCGGTGCTCAACGAAGTGCGGCGCACCTTCGCCGATCGCGACGCAAGCGGCCGCGGGCTGCAGACCTTCGACCTGCGCACGACGATCCACGCGGTTACCGCGCTCGAAGCCGCGCTGCTCGACCTGCTCGGGCAGCATCTCGGCGTGCCGGTCGCCGCGCTGCTCGGCGAGGGCCAGCAGCGCGAGCGCGTCGAAATGCTCGGCTACCTGTTCTACGTCGGCGATCGCACGAAGACCGCGCTGCCCTATCGCGACGGCAGCGGCGCGACCGACGACTGGACGCGCGTGCGTGACGAAGCCGCGCTGACGCCCGAGGCCGTCGTGCGACTCGCCGAGGCCGCGCATGCGCGCTACGGCTTCAACGACTTCAAGCTGAAAGGCGGCGTGTTCGAAGGCGCCAGCGAGATCGAGGCCGTGACGGCGCTCGCCGAGCGCTTCCCCGACGCGCGCGTGACACTCGACCCGAACGGCGCGTGGTCGCTCGCCGAGGCCGTGCGGCTGTGCCGCGACCAGCATCACGTGCTCGCTTATGCGGAAGATCCGTGCGGCGCGGAGAACGGTTACTCGGGCCGCGAGGTGATGGCCGAATTCCGCCGCGCGACGGGGCTGCCGACGGCGACCAACATGATTGCGACCGACTGGCGGCAGATGGGCCACGCGGTGCAGCTTCAGTCCGTCGACATCCCGCTCGCCGATCCGCACTTCTGGACGATGCAGGGTTCGGTGCGCGTCGCGCAGATGTGCCGCGACTGGGGCCTCACGTGGGGCTCGCATTCGAACAACCACTTCGACGTGTCGCTCGCGATGTTCACGCATGTCGCGGCCGCCGCGCCGGGCCAGGTCACCGCGATCGACACGCACTGGATCTGGCAGGACGGCGAGCGGCTGACGCGCGAGCCGCTGAAGATCGAGAACGGGCTGGTGGAAGTGCCGAAGCGGCCGGGGCTCGGCATCGACATCGACATGGATGCGGTCGCGCTCGCGCACGAGCTGTACAAGCAGCACGGGCTCGGCGCGCGCGACGACGCGGCGGCCATGCAGTATCTGATCCCGGGGTGGACGTTCGACAACAAGCGCCCCTGCCTCGTGCGCTGAGCACGGGAAGGACCGGGCGGCGGGATCGCCCGGTCGGGACGGACGCGGAAGGAATGACGCAGCGCGCGGCCGGCTCGGCTGGTGCCGGGCTGGAGATGTTGCGTCGGTGGAGCGGGATCCGGATGGTTGCGGCGATAGCGCACCTGCGCGGCCAGGGCCTGGCCGGCCGCACCTATCCGGCCAGACCTAGCCGGCCGCCCCAATCCCCCGCGCCATCCCCGATGCGGCGAACACGATGACGACCAGCAGCACGGCCTGCCAATGGCCGATCCGCACATAGGTGCGCGCCCGGCCGATATCGGGCATCTGCTGCTGCCGCGCGGCGACACGCCAGCGGATCAGCCCGAGCATCGGCACGACCTCGAGCAGCAGGATCAGTACGAGCGCGGTCATCTTCAGATGAAAGAGCGGTTCGTGCAGGTAGTACGCGGAACCTTTCTCGAACCCGCCGAATGCGCGCATCAGCCCTGTTACGATCAGCACGAGCGCCGACAGCCCCCAGGCCGCATCGGCCTTGAATACGCCGGGCAAGTCGGCAGCCTGCGTCGACGCGACGAGCCGGCGCAACGCGCGGTTGCGTCCCGCGATCGCGGCAAACGCGACAGCGAACGCACTCAGGTGAACGGCAGCCAGCAACCAACGGACGATCATCGCGCCTCCTTGTCGCCCGCGCCCCGTGCGCAGGCCCTGTCAGACGATCTGCTTGAGCGCCGCGTCGAGCGCGAGCACCGCGACGCGGTCGCCGTCGGTCGCGAGCGGCGCGCGCATCACGGTCTGCCGGTTATGGCCGACGGCCGCCGGCGAATCCCACAGCAGCTCCACCTTCGGCCGCTGGAACAGGCCGCCGCGACGCGGCGGCACGGCAGCAGGCTGCACGTCCGGCGCGCCCTGCTCGCCCTGCTCGCCCTGCTCGCCCGCGGCGGGCGCCGCCCGGCCGGGCCAGCGCACCGACAGCTCGCGCGCGTCGTACTGGCCGACCTTGCGGCTTTCCATCCAGACGATCACGGTGCGCGTCAGCACGTCGAGCGAAATCGCATAACGGCCGACCGCGAAGCGGCGTGCCGCCACGTTGGTGCGCCACAGCGGCCGCGGGCGGCAGATCCAGACGATCGCCGCATAGAGCGCCGGCGCAGCGACGAGCCAGCCATTGGTCGCCGTCACCGCATGCAGCGCACCGCGCCAGCCGGCCGCCCATGCGAACGCGCCGATCGACCAGACGGCAAACAGGAAACCGATCAGCGCGAAGACGCGCAGCGCCTGACGCAGCCACTGCGGCAGCGGATGGAACGGCCGCTCGGCGCGCGCGACTGCGCCCGGCAGCGCGAGCAGCAGGAAGATCAGCACGAGGTAGATGAATGCCCACGGCGACGACACCATCGCCGACAGCGATGAGCGATAGCCCATCTGGGACATCGAGAACAGCCAGCGCGCGAGCAGCACGAGACCGATCGCGCGCAACGCGAAGATCACACCGGCGCCGGGGGCCGGCGCTGCGCGCGTGGTTTTCGTTCTCGCCAAGACTGCTCTCCTCTGGATGATCGTGGGGGCCGGATTTCGCGGCACGGCCATTATAGGGACATTACCGTCTGGACAGACGGCAGGATGGCGTGCCGGATCGCTTCAGCGGTCGTTCGCGGCGTCGGGCGCGGCGAGAATACAACAGATCCGCGCCGCAGATGTGACAACGCCCCGCCGGGAACCCGGACGGGGCGTCGATGACGGCCGCCCGCCGCAGCGCGGCGGCGGCCGGCGAATCAGCCGGCGTTGACTTCGCGGAGCACCGTGCGGCGCTTCTGGCGCAGCAGTTCCTCATAGCCCTTCACGTAGTTCTGCGCCATCACCTTCGACGAGAAACGTGCTTCGAACGCGGCGCGGACCTTCTCGCGCGGCAGCGTATCGAGGCGCTTGAGCGCCGCGACGGCCGACAGTTCGTCTTCGACGACGAAGCCCGACACGCCGTTGTCGATCACTTCCGGCACCGAGCCGCGCTTGAACGCGATCACCGGCGTGCCGCAGGCCATCGCCTCGATCATCACCAGGCCGAAGGGCTCCGGCCAGTCGATCGGGAACAGCAGCGCGTGCGCGTTGCCGAGGAATTCGGTCTTTTCGGACTCGCTGATTTCGCCGATGTACTCGACGTGCGGCAGCGCGAACAGCGGCTTGATCTTTTCTTCGTAGTACGCGCGGTCGGCCTTGTCGAGCTTCGCGGCGATCTTGATCGGCAGGCCGGCCTGCTCGGCGATGCGGATCGCCGTGTCGACGCGCTTCTCCGGCGAGATGCGGCCGAGGAACGCGAGATAGCTCGGCTTCACGTTCGGGATCGGCGTCAGCAGGTTTTCCGGCAGGCCGTGGTAGACGGTCGACAACCAGTTCGCCTGCTGCAGCGGGATGCGCTGGTTGTCGGAGATCGACACGACCGGCACGTCGCTGAACGCGTTGAAGATCGGCTGCAGTTCCGGCAGGTCGAGACGGCCGTGCATCGTCGTCAGGTGCGGGACCGGCTGGCGCGAGAACAGCGAGAACGGGTAATAGTCGATGTGGCAGTGCAGGACATCGAACTCTTCCGCGCGGCGGCGCACCTGCTCGAGCAGCAGCATGTGCGGTGCCATCACGTCGCGGATCGTCGGGTCGAGGCGCAGCGCCTGCGGCCAGCAGGCTTCGAGCTTCGCGGAGGTTTGCGAATCGCCGCTCGCGAAGAGCGTGACGTCATGCCCCATCTCGACAAGTGCTTCGGTGAGGTAGGACACCACTCGCTCGGTACCACCGTACAGCTTCGGGGGGACCGCTTCGTGCAACGGAGCGATTTGGGCGATTCGCATGCGTAACTCCTAAAAAATCGGCTAAAAACCAGGTATGGGTCGGCAACCTGCGGGCGGTCCG is part of the Burkholderia pyrrocinia genome and harbors:
- a CDS encoding LLM class flavin-dependent oxidoreductase, with the translated sequence MTPFSVLDLAPIPAGADASQAFRNTVDLAQHAERWGYQRYWLAEHHNMPGIASAATAVVIGHVAGATQTIRVGSGGIMLPNHAPLVIAEQFGTLASLYPGRIDLGLGRAPGTDQTTSRALRRDLIGSADSFPDDVAELMRYFAEPVPGQRVRAVPGAGLDVPVWLLGSSLFSAQLAAMLGLPFAFASHFAPDYLMRALEIYRAQYRPSAAWPKPHAMVGVNVFAADTDDEARRLFTSLQQQFINLRRGTPGKLPPPVDALEANELELANVAHSLSFAAVGSRDTVRDKLRDRIAQTGADELIITAQIYDHAARLHSFELTAQIRDELANEAR
- a CDS encoding alpha/beta fold hydrolase: MLPICKMLSVARAALFGAGVAFACATSAAEAAPVPAGNDGPVYGPRLEGFAYPEPEHRYAFVSQRETLEMVYMDVQPVHPNGRTVVLLHGKNFCAGTWEDTIGVLSRAGYRVIAPDQIGFCKSSKPDRYQYSFQQLARNTHALLESIGVKSATIVGHSTGGMLAMRYALMYPKATDQLVLVNPIGLEDWKALGVPPLSVDYWYARELKTTAEGIRRYEQSTYYAGKWSSSYERWVQMLAGMYRGAGRDAVAWNSALIYDMILTQPVVYELGAIRVPTLLMIGDKDTTAIGKDVAPPDVHAKLGHYPELAKRTQAAIPGAQLVEFPALGHAPQIQDPDAFHKALLDGLAAAHPQ
- the pdxY gene encoding pyridoxal kinase PdxY; amino-acid sequence: MKNVLSIQSHVIYGHAGNSAAVFPMQRLGVNVWPLNTVQLSNHMQYGHWAGSAIDAAKMEQLVDGIAAIGALKRCDAVLSGFLGSPPQARAAVEIVRTVKAMNPGAWYFCDPAMGQTGGIRPEPGVEEFIVQEMPALADGMSPNHTELQKLVGRRIETVAEAVDACRALIRRGPQIILVKHLHDRNSPADRFNMLAVTETEAWIGQRPLYAFPRHPVGVGDLTSAVFVARRLRGDSVRAAFEHTLAAVHAVVKATYDARRYELELVAAQDEIARPSEWFGAWVTDA
- a CDS encoding phosphocholine-specific phospholipase C, which produces MTRSNRRDFLRVAAGTAGAAALNLFPPVIRDALAIPANRRTGTIRDIEHIVILMQENRSFDHYFGTMRGVRGFGDPRALRLANGKSVFHQPVGPAELLPFHPGADKLGLQFLQDLPHGWQDMHAAWNKGRYDQWVPNKGTTTMAYLKRDDIPFHYQLADAFTICDAYHCAIPSSTDPNRYYMWTGYVGNDGTGGGPVLGNEEKGYGWTTYPEVLEQAGVSWKIYQDVGTGLDANGSWGWTQNPYIGNYGDNALLYFNQYRTALPGTPLYDKARTGTNISAGGTLFDVLQQDVKNGTLPQVSWICAPEAYSEHPNWPANYGAWYIEQVLQALVSNPDVWSKTALFITYDENDGFFDHVPPPFAPQSRDNGLSTVATTNEVFAGDASHMAGPYGLGPRVPMLVVSPWTKGGWVCSQTFDHTSLLQFIEARFGAQYPVTAANVSPWRRTVCGNLTSAFDFSTPDASWPQLPDTTGYAPPDRNRHPDYIPVPPVVQHLPKQEHGLRPARALPYELFVHGRIDNASGQFRLTFANTGTAGAAFQVQARNRVDGPWTYTVDAGKRLTDTWSPAPSLGLYDLDVYGPNGFYCHFRSPAASAVGPASVNPEVIYGYDVANGNITLRLMNRGHRTVRLTVTNAYGHGHAREFDLKPGTHVDDYWDLRGSHGWYDLTVSDGKPLGFQRRFAGHVETGRPSASDPLIRTTASHDDAQATSDALSD
- a CDS encoding branched-chain amino acid ABC transporter substrate-binding protein, coding for MKFRHSLLSVSIASALALLSQQAARAADATDVKVGFAAPLTGVNAGYGKDLQNGVQLALDDAVAQKVQIAGKPAHFDLVVQDDQADPRIGVQAAQALVDQNVSVVVGHFNSGTTIPASVVYDKSGIPVIDPAATNPTLTSRGLANMFMVIATDGQNAGNAGKYAVDVTKAKRIAIIDDRTAFGQGEADEFEKAVKAAGGTIIGREFTSNQAVDFRAQITSLKGKNPDLIFFGGLDSLAANFIKQMRQLGLNAQFVGGGGVKDNEFIKIAGPAAEGAMAWEYGRPLDELPQGKDFEQRFKKRYGVDVLSYAQFGYDAAWAAIKAMQAAGSTDPKVYRPALKKIDFEGVTGRISFANDGSLKSGMSTLYQVKSGAWKTIVTKGG
- a CDS encoding FadR/GntR family transcriptional regulator; the encoded protein is MSVPTFPAAPRRRARSLAQDVVDALTAQIENGTLRPGDKLPTETEVMAAQGVSRTVVREAISRMQASGLVETRHGIGSFVLEPSRRQTLGIDPATITTLRDVLAVLELRISLESECASLAAQRANDTDLAALRRALDAIATGAGGGRDTAQLDYQFHLQIAQSTGNRYFVDIMTQLGTSIIPRTRVNSARFAGDDLERYVGRLNHEHEDIYEAIARHDPEAARAAMRTHLTNSRERLRRAHEAAEAERDTQAS
- the gudD gene encoding glucarate dehydratase; protein product: MNAVTASPSHDTPRIVDLQAIPVAGHDSMLLNLSGAHGPFFTRNLVILKDSAGRTGVGEVPGGESIRRTLDDARALVVGQPVGNYHAVLNEVRRTFADRDASGRGLQTFDLRTTIHAVTALEAALLDLLGQHLGVPVAALLGEGQQRERVEMLGYLFYVGDRTKTALPYRDGSGATDDWTRVRDEAALTPEAVVRLAEAAHARYGFNDFKLKGGVFEGASEIEAVTALAERFPDARVTLDPNGAWSLAEAVRLCRDQHHVLAYAEDPCGAENGYSGREVMAEFRRATGLPTATNMIATDWRQMGHAVQLQSVDIPLADPHFWTMQGSVRVAQMCRDWGLTWGSHSNNHFDVSLAMFTHVAAAAPGQVTAIDTHWIWQDGERLTREPLKIENGLVEVPKRPGLGIDIDMDAVALAHELYKQHGLGARDDAAAMQYLIPGWTFDNKRPCLVR